In the genome of Egibacteraceae bacterium, one region contains:
- the dxs gene encoding 1-deoxy-D-xylulose-5-phosphate synthase — protein MLIDRIDTPAALRGLTDDELAALAAEIREFIVDTVARSGGHLGSNLGVVELTLALHRVFDSPRDAILWDTGHQAYVHKLLTGRKDAFDGLRQAGGLSGYPSRAESPHDWIENSHASTVLSYAHGLAAATQMKGGDRQVVAVIGDGAMTGGMAYEALNNLGHSGQRVIVVLNDNGRSYAPTVSRLGESLTRLRANPSYVSASKRWEARLRRLPRPAAGLARSWLRGTKAALREAAEEPLTFFEALGVRYIGPIDGHDIGKVEEVLRRAATFDGPIVVHVRTQKGRGYPPAETDAEKRLHDTSAFDRLTGRARARGRPTYTEVFSETLLELADRHPEVVAITAAMPGSTGLLPLSERYPERVLDVGIAEQHATTAAAGMAMGGLRPVVAVYSTFFSRAFDQANLDVGLHGYPVVFALDRAGITGDDGASHHGVLDMALCLRVPGMTVLAPSSGRELEAMLADAVTLDGPVAVRYPKGPARVVPPNAVGDGLQARQINIGTDVCILAVGKLVEACEEAAKQLVGEGVSVTLWDVRVCKPLDPAMLRDAAAHPMVVTVEDGVAVGGVGSAVAEALASLQETRAAPRMLQLGTPDAYLAQGKPAAILTDLGLDGAGIAAATRKALA, from the coding sequence ATGCTGATTGACCGGATCGACACCCCAGCGGCCCTGCGCGGGCTCACGGACGACGAGCTCGCGGCGCTCGCGGCCGAGATTCGCGAGTTCATCGTCGACACCGTGGCGCGCAGCGGCGGCCACCTCGGGTCCAACCTCGGCGTGGTGGAGCTGACGCTGGCCCTGCACCGGGTCTTCGACTCACCCCGGGACGCGATCCTCTGGGACACCGGCCACCAGGCGTATGTGCACAAGCTCCTGACGGGCCGCAAGGACGCCTTCGACGGGCTACGCCAGGCCGGGGGCCTGTCGGGATACCCCTCACGCGCCGAGTCCCCGCACGACTGGATCGAGAACAGCCACGCGTCGACGGTGCTGTCCTACGCCCACGGCCTCGCTGCGGCCACCCAGATGAAGGGCGGGGACCGGCAGGTCGTGGCGGTGATCGGGGACGGGGCGATGACGGGCGGGATGGCCTACGAGGCCCTCAACAACCTCGGGCACAGCGGGCAGCGCGTGATCGTCGTCCTGAACGACAACGGCCGTTCGTACGCCCCGACGGTGTCCCGCCTGGGCGAGAGCCTCACGCGGCTGCGCGCGAACCCCTCCTACGTCTCGGCGAGCAAGCGCTGGGAGGCCCGGCTGCGGCGCCTGCCCCGGCCGGCCGCCGGCCTGGCCCGGTCGTGGCTGCGGGGCACGAAGGCGGCCCTGCGGGAGGCCGCCGAGGAGCCGCTCACGTTCTTCGAGGCGCTGGGCGTGCGCTACATCGGCCCGATCGACGGCCACGACATCGGCAAGGTCGAGGAGGTCCTGCGACGAGCCGCCACCTTCGACGGCCCCATCGTCGTGCACGTGCGCACGCAGAAGGGCCGGGGCTACCCGCCGGCGGAGACCGACGCCGAGAAGCGCCTGCACGACACCTCCGCGTTCGACCGGCTGACCGGGCGGGCCCGGGCCCGGGGACGGCCCACCTACACCGAGGTGTTCAGCGAGACGCTGCTGGAGCTCGCCGACCGCCATCCCGAGGTCGTGGCGATCACCGCGGCCATGCCCGGCTCCACGGGTCTGCTCCCCCTGTCGGAGCGCTACCCGGAGCGCGTGCTGGACGTGGGCATCGCCGAGCAGCACGCCACCACCGCCGCCGCCGGGATGGCGATGGGGGGGCTGCGCCCGGTGGTGGCGGTCTACTCCACCTTCTTCAGCCGGGCGTTCGACCAGGCCAACCTCGACGTGGGCCTCCACGGCTACCCGGTCGTGTTCGCCCTGGACCGGGCGGGCATCACCGGTGACGACGGGGCCTCCCATCACGGCGTGCTCGACATGGCGCTGTGCCTGCGGGTGCCGGGCATGACCGTCCTGGCCCCGTCCTCGGGCCGCGAGCTGGAGGCGATGCTGGCCGACGCGGTGACCCTCGACGGCCCGGTCGCCGTGCGCTACCCCAAGGGGCCGGCCCGGGTGGTCCCGCCTAACGCCGTCGGGGACGGACTGCAGGCGCGGCAGATCAATATCGGCACCGACGTCTGCATCCTGGCGGTCGGCAAGCTCGTCGAGGCGTGCGAGGAAGCCGCCAAGCAGCTCGTCGGCGAGGGCGTGTCGGTGACCCTGTGGGACGTGCGGGTCTGCAAGCCGCTGGATCCCGCCATGCTGCGCGACGCCGCCGCGCACCCGATGGTGGTGACCGTCGAGGACGGCGTGGCCGTCGGCGGTGTCGGCTCGGCCGTGGCCGAGGCGCTCGCAAGCCTCCAGGAGACCCGCGCCGCCCCCAGGATGCTGCAGCTCGGGACGCCGGACGCCTACCTGGCGCAGGGCAAGCCGGCGGCGATCCTCACCGACCTCGGTCTGGATGGTGCCGGCATCGCCGCCGCCACCCGCAAGGCCCTGGCCTAA
- the fni gene encoding type 2 isopentenyl-diphosphate Delta-isomerase, whose protein sequence is RHTRHSRESPSQARAIPISTKEALVSNDESADGIQGRKRDHLRLALGEDVGFATRTSGLDGLHIAARALPERDLAVVDLGRDLWGRRLAAPLLVSCMTGGVGEAGPVNRALAHAAQVHRVAFGLGSGRALLDDARHTPSFAVRDVAPDVLVLANLGAVQLHQYGPPDCARLVDACAADALVLHLNAVQEAVQRGGDTTFAGLLTRIERVCAALDVPVVVKEVGFGMAPQDVLGLVEAGVDGIDVAGAGGTNWARVEGLRDDHAGRVAAAFVDWGWATARCVQEARAAIDASGRQVVLVGSGGLRHGVDALKVLCLGADLAGVGRGLLAAGAAGPDAAVEAVGVLVEQLRVAAWAAGVADVTDLGPSLLQR, encoded by the coding sequence CCGCCACACCCGGCACAGCAGAGAATCGCCCTCGCAGGCTCGGGCGATTCCCATCTCCACCAAGGAGGCCCTGGTCTCAAACGACGAGTCCGCGGACGGCATCCAAGGGCGCAAGCGCGACCACCTGCGTTTGGCGCTCGGGGAGGACGTGGGCTTCGCCACCCGCACCAGCGGATTGGACGGCCTGCACATCGCAGCCCGAGCCCTTCCCGAGCGCGACCTGGCCGTGGTGGACCTCGGTCGGGACCTGTGGGGCCGGCGCCTTGCCGCCCCGTTGCTGGTGTCGTGCATGACCGGCGGTGTCGGGGAGGCGGGACCGGTCAACCGGGCGCTCGCCCACGCCGCCCAGGTGCACCGCGTCGCCTTCGGGTTGGGGTCGGGACGGGCGTTGCTCGACGATGCCCGCCATACGCCCAGCTTCGCCGTGCGCGACGTCGCCCCCGACGTCCTCGTCCTGGCCAACCTCGGTGCGGTCCAGCTCCACCAGTATGGCCCGCCGGACTGCGCCCGCCTCGTCGATGCCTGCGCCGCAGACGCCTTGGTGCTGCACCTCAACGCGGTGCAGGAGGCCGTGCAGCGCGGTGGGGACACGACCTTCGCGGGGCTTCTGACGCGCATCGAGCGCGTCTGCGCCGCGCTGGACGTGCCGGTCGTGGTGAAGGAGGTCGGCTTCGGCATGGCACCGCAGGACGTGCTCGGGCTCGTGGAGGCCGGCGTGGACGGGATCGACGTCGCGGGGGCGGGGGGCACCAACTGGGCGCGGGTGGAAGGACTGCGCGACGACCACGCCGGCCGGGTCGCGGCCGCCTTCGTCGACTGGGGGTGGGCGACCGCCCGGTGCGTGCAGGAGGCGCGGGCAGCGATCGACGCCTCCGGGCGTCAGGTCGTCCTGGTCGGGTCGGGGGGTCTGCGCCACGGCGTCGACGCGTTGAAGGTCTTGTGCCTCGGCGCCGACCTCGCGGGCGTGGGGCGCGGTCTGCTGGCCGCGGGCGCCGCAGGGCCGGACGCCGCGGTCGAGGCCGTCGGCGTGCTCGTGGAGCAGCTGCGCGTGGCGGCGTGGGCCGCGGGCGTCGCCGACGTCACCGACCTGGGCCCGTCCCTGCTCCAACGCTAG
- a CDS encoding acetolactate synthase large subunit, which produces MEISGAQAVIKSLEAAGVEVVFGHPGGAILPAYDPLLDSPIRHVLARHEQGAGHMAEGYAQATGRVGVAMATSGPGGTNLVTALADAYMDSVPLVAITGQVPTGAVGGDAFQEADITGITMPVTKHNEMVRDAERIPAAIAEAFHIASTGRPGPVLIDVPKDVLNARCGFAYPEQVSLPGYKPTVRGHQKMVKEAAREVLAARRPVIYAGGGVIKSGGHDELLRLAELADLPVVTTLMARGGFPDSHPQHLGMPGMHGHWTAVTALQRADLIIALGSRFDDRVTGDLSAFARGARVVHVDIDPAEIGKNREPEVPIVGDCRIVAGQIADTLQELFDAGAERPDLAGWWTTLRDWQQGHPLRCDQQPDGPLKPQTAISALGHKLAGQGIVVTGVGQHQMWAAQLIDYERPRSWINSGGLGTMGFCVPAAIGAKVGRPDTPVVAIDGDGSFQMTLQELATAKTENVPVVFCVINNGSLGMVRQWQELFYAERYSQVDLGYVPDLVKLAEAFGIPGFRCDKAADVEATIDKAMAVGDTPVLVDFRVDVTEKVFPMVPAGGSNDEIVESAEEWYEKVAAGAKDGAGEPGGAASVPEHLREGNVV; this is translated from the coding sequence ATGGAGATCTCCGGAGCTCAAGCGGTCATCAAGTCCCTGGAAGCCGCTGGTGTGGAGGTCGTGTTCGGCCACCCGGGGGGCGCGATCCTGCCGGCCTACGACCCGCTCCTCGACTCACCGATCCGCCACGTCCTGGCGCGCCACGAGCAGGGTGCCGGCCACATGGCCGAGGGCTACGCCCAGGCGACGGGGCGTGTGGGCGTGGCGATGGCCACCTCCGGGCCCGGCGGGACGAACCTCGTCACGGCCCTCGCGGACGCCTACATGGACTCGGTGCCGCTGGTGGCCATCACCGGGCAGGTGCCCACCGGGGCGGTGGGCGGCGACGCCTTCCAGGAGGCCGACATCACCGGCATCACGATGCCGGTGACCAAGCACAACGAGATGGTGCGCGACGCCGAGCGCATCCCCGCCGCGATCGCCGAGGCCTTCCACATCGCCTCGACGGGGCGTCCCGGACCGGTCCTCATCGACGTGCCCAAGGACGTGCTGAACGCCCGCTGCGGTTTCGCCTACCCCGAACAGGTGAGCCTGCCGGGCTACAAGCCCACGGTCAGGGGCCACCAGAAGATGGTCAAGGAAGCCGCGCGGGAGGTGCTGGCCGCACGCCGGCCGGTCATCTACGCCGGCGGCGGGGTCATCAAGTCCGGGGGTCACGACGAGCTGCTCCGCCTCGCCGAGCTGGCCGACCTGCCGGTTGTGACGACCCTGATGGCCCGCGGCGGCTTTCCCGACAGCCACCCCCAGCACCTCGGCATGCCCGGGATGCACGGGCACTGGACCGCGGTGACCGCCTTGCAGCGCGCCGACCTGATCATCGCGCTCGGATCCCGCTTCGACGACCGAGTCACCGGCGACCTGTCCGCCTTCGCCCGCGGCGCCCGGGTCGTGCACGTGGACATCGATCCGGCGGAGATCGGCAAGAACCGTGAGCCCGAGGTGCCGATCGTGGGCGACTGCCGGATCGTGGCCGGCCAGATCGCCGACACCCTGCAGGAGCTGTTCGACGCGGGGGCCGAGCGTCCCGACCTCGCCGGCTGGTGGACGACCCTGCGGGACTGGCAGCAGGGCCACCCGCTGCGTTGCGACCAGCAGCCCGACGGTCCCCTGAAGCCCCAGACCGCGATCTCGGCCCTGGGACACAAGCTCGCCGGCCAGGGCATCGTCGTCACCGGCGTCGGCCAGCACCAGATGTGGGCGGCCCAGCTCATCGACTACGAGCGTCCCCGGTCCTGGATCAACTCCGGCGGCCTCGGCACCATGGGCTTCTGCGTGCCCGCGGCCATCGGGGCGAAGGTCGGCCGGCCCGACACGCCCGTGGTCGCCATCGACGGCGACGGCAGCTTCCAGATGACGCTCCAGGAGCTGGCGACGGCCAAGACCGAGAACGTGCCCGTGGTCTTCTGCGTGATCAACAACGGCTCGCTCGGCATGGTGCGGCAATGGCAGGAGCTGTTCTACGCGGAGCGCTACTCGCAGGTGGACCTCGGCTACGTGCCCGACCTGGTGAAGCTCGCCGAGGCGTTCGGGATACCCGGGTTCCGCTGCGACAAGGCCGCCGACGTCGAGGCCACCATCGACAAGGCGATGGCCGTCGGCGACACCCCCGTCCTCGTGGACTTCCGGGTCGACGTGACCGAGAAGGTGTTCCCGATGGTGCCTGCGGGCGGCAGCAACGACGAGATCGTGGAGTCTGCCGAGGAGTGGTACGAGAAGGTCGCCGCCGGGGCCAAGGACGGCGCCGGCGAGCCAGGGGGTGCCGCCAGCGTGCCCGAGCACCTTCGTGAGGGGAACGTCGTGTGA
- the ilvN gene encoding acetolactate synthase small subunit yields the protein MSVLVENKPGVLARIAGLFSRRGFNIESLAVGPTEVHDISRMTIVVDAADPLLEQVTKQLNKLIHVLKIVELSREAAVEREVQLVKVAAGGGTRSQIIEIADVFRAKVVDVDVDSITIESTGSPEKLAAMVRLLGPYGIRELVGSGLIAVGRGAKSMTEGRALRLERTA from the coding sequence TTGAGTGTGTTGGTGGAGAACAAGCCGGGGGTGTTGGCCCGGATCGCCGGGTTGTTCAGCCGGCGGGGCTTCAACATCGAGTCCCTGGCGGTCGGGCCGACCGAGGTGCACGACATCTCGCGCATGACGATCGTCGTGGATGCGGCCGATCCGCTGCTGGAGCAGGTGACCAAGCAGCTGAACAAGCTCATCCACGTCCTGAAGATCGTCGAGCTCAGCCGCGAGGCCGCTGTCGAACGCGAGGTGCAGCTGGTGAAGGTGGCGGCGGGGGGCGGCACCCGCAGCCAGATCATCGAGATCGCCGACGTCTTCCGGGCCAAGGTCGTCGACGTCGACGTCGACTCGATCACGATCGAGAGCACCGGTTCACCGGAGAAGCTCGCGGCGATGGTGCGCCTGCTCGGCCCCTACGGCATCCGCGAGCTCGTCGGATCCGGGCTGATCGCGGTCGGCCGCGGAGCGAAGAGCATGACCGAGGGACGGGCCCTGCGTCTGGAACGGACCGCGTAG
- the ilvC gene encoding ketol-acid reductoisomerase: MYYDDDASLEVLSGKTVAVIGYGSQGHAHARNLAESGVEVCVGLYAGSRSAADAEAAGLEVLPTAEAAKRGDVVMMLLPDTVQAKVYVEDVEPGLEPGNALFFAHGFNIHYGQIDPPEGVDVCLVAPKGPGHLVRRTYTEGTGVPALFAVEADGSGKARAVAMAYAKGIGATRAGLIETTFAEETETDLFGEQAVLCGGASSLVQKGFETLVEAGYQPEVAYFECLHELKLIVDLLYEGGLARMRYSISDTAEYGDYTSGPYIVDDGVKDRMREVLARVQDGTWARDWILENAAGQPSFRAQRRRQAQHPIEVVGRELRSMMSWLPKEE; encoded by the coding sequence ATGTACTACGACGACGACGCGTCCCTGGAGGTGCTCAGCGGCAAGACGGTCGCGGTCATCGGCTATGGGTCCCAGGGCCACGCCCACGCCCGCAACCTGGCGGAGTCAGGCGTCGAGGTCTGCGTGGGGCTGTACGCCGGCTCCCGCAGCGCCGCCGACGCGGAGGCGGCCGGGCTGGAGGTCCTGCCGACCGCGGAGGCCGCCAAGCGCGGGGACGTCGTGATGATGCTGCTGCCCGACACGGTGCAGGCCAAGGTCTACGTCGAGGACGTCGAGCCGGGTCTGGAGCCGGGCAACGCCCTCTTCTTCGCGCACGGGTTCAACATCCACTACGGCCAGATCGACCCGCCCGAGGGCGTCGACGTGTGCCTCGTGGCCCCCAAGGGCCCGGGCCACCTCGTCCGCCGGACCTACACCGAGGGCACCGGGGTCCCGGCGCTGTTCGCGGTCGAGGCCGACGGGTCGGGCAAGGCGCGGGCGGTCGCGATGGCCTACGCCAAGGGCATCGGTGCGACCCGCGCCGGGCTGATCGAGACGACCTTCGCGGAGGAGACCGAGACGGACCTGTTCGGCGAGCAGGCCGTCCTGTGCGGCGGGGCATCGAGCCTGGTGCAGAAGGGCTTCGAGACGCTCGTCGAGGCCGGCTACCAGCCGGAGGTGGCCTACTTCGAGTGCCTGCACGAGCTGAAGCTGATCGTCGACCTGCTCTACGAGGGCGGGCTCGCCCGCATGCGGTACTCCATCAGTGACACCGCCGAGTACGGCGACTACACCTCCGGTCCATACATCGTCGACGACGGTGTGAAGGACCGGATGCGCGAGGTGCTCGCGCGGGTGCAGGACGGCACCTGGGCGCGCGACTGGATCCTCGAGAACGCTGCCGGCCAGCCGTCCTTCCGCGCGCAACGGCGCCGACAAGCCCAGCACCCGATCGAGGTGGTCGGCCGGGAGCTCCGCTCCATGATGAGCTGGCTGCCGAAGGAGGAATAA
- the metF gene encoding methylenetetrahydrofolate reductase [NAD(P)H] → MAPHVRDLLREPGPAFSFEFFPPKTDEGEAALWTAISELESLQPTYVSVTCRASGSTHERTIRTVERIARETSITPVAHLTCSGVSREQLRTTIRRLQAAGIHNVLALRGDPTGGLEETWTAHDDDGLHHAVELVELLREHGDFSIGVAAFPETHPESPDRATDVRYFVEKAAAGADYGVTQFFFDPQDYFTMVAQVRDAGCDIPIIPGVMPVTNVNSIEKMAALSGAVFPAELADRLRSVGDDPDKVRALGVQVASDLCRDLLEGGAPGVHFYTLNRSTATREIYAELGLQGG, encoded by the coding sequence ATGGCCCCCCATGTCCGTGACCTGCTCCGCGAGCCGGGGCCCGCCTTCTCGTTCGAGTTCTTCCCCCCGAAGACCGACGAGGGCGAGGCTGCGCTCTGGACCGCGATCAGCGAGCTCGAGTCGTTGCAGCCCACCTACGTGTCGGTGACATGCCGCGCCAGCGGCTCCACCCACGAGCGCACCATCCGCACCGTGGAGCGCATCGCGCGGGAGACCTCGATCACCCCCGTGGCCCACCTGACGTGCTCGGGGGTGTCCAGGGAGCAGCTGCGCACCACGATCCGGCGCCTGCAGGCCGCGGGCATCCACAACGTGCTCGCGCTGCGCGGTGACCCGACCGGCGGGCTCGAGGAAACCTGGACCGCCCACGACGACGACGGCCTGCACCACGCCGTCGAGCTCGTCGAGCTGCTCCGCGAGCACGGCGACTTCTCGATCGGGGTCGCGGCTTTCCCCGAGACGCACCCGGAGTCGCCCGACCGGGCCACCGACGTGCGCTACTTCGTCGAGAAGGCCGCGGCCGGCGCGGACTACGGCGTGACCCAGTTCTTCTTCGACCCCCAGGACTACTTCACCATGGTGGCCCAGGTCCGCGACGCCGGCTGCGACATCCCGATCATCCCGGGTGTGATGCCGGTCACCAACGTGAACTCGATCGAGAAGATGGCGGCGCTGTCCGGCGCGGTGTTCCCCGCCGAGCTGGCCGACCGGTTGCGCAGCGTGGGCGACGACCCCGACAAGGTGCGCGCGCTCGGCGTCCAGGTCGCCAGCGACCTGTGCCGCGACCTGCTGGAAGGCGGCGCACCGGGCGTGCACTTCTACACGCTGAACCGCTCCACGGCCACCCGGGAGATCTACGCCGAGCTCGGCCTGCAGGGGGGGTGA